AAATACCCTTTAAGATAACCGATGAATTTGGACAGTGGTTGAGTTTGGGGATTTTATTTATCTTAGCGATTGAGGTTCTGGTAAATATAGGAGTAACCCTGGGAATTTTACCTACCAAGGGCTTACCATTGCCATTTATCAGTTATGGTGGTTCAGCACTTATTTTTAATTTAGCCTATGTGGGTTTACTTTTGAATATCGCTAAGGAGAGGAAATGATAAGGATGCTCATTGTAGCGGGAGGAAGTGGAGGCCATATTTTCCCTGCCTTTGCCTTAACCGAGGAGATGGAGAAAAGGAGAGATTCTCTGAAAATTATGTTGGTAATTTCGGGGAGACCCGCGGAGATAAAGATAATTGAGTATATGAAAAAGAAAATAAGAAACCTCAAGATTTATATTGTCCCCGTTTTCCCTCTCCGTGAAGGGGAGGGAGTTTTTCACTGGTCTGTTTTT
The DNA window shown above is from Candidatus Omnitrophota bacterium and carries:
- a CDS encoding FtsW/RodA/SpoVE family cell cycle protein gives rise to the protein IPFKITDEFGQWLSLGILFILAIEVLVNIGVTLGILPTKGLPLPFISYGGSALIFNLAYVGLLLNIAKERK